From Falco naumanni isolate bFalNau1 chromosome 4, bFalNau1.pat, whole genome shotgun sequence:
AGTATTAGCCATTGTTAGGTTATTTGTGACAATATCTTTGCTTACTGCATTATGTCATACAGCAGAGTGCTCAGTCACAAAGAGATTCAATTAGATACTCTTAAattctgctctgatttttttaataacatttcaaatTGTTTGTTAAATAGCCTGCAGAATTCATAAGCCTTCTGCTTCCAAAATTAACGCCAGGTTTTGCAGAACAATTTTCCTGTTTACACAGAAAAGGCTAGCATTTCTTATTTAACCAAGCTGGGAATTCATCTAGAAATGTTACTTTTAACTTTAGGCAGATGATGACcttttgactttaaaaaagagGATACATCGCTTCCAAAGGAGTCtggtttcttattttaaaatttgaatttaattGTACCTAATTACTCAGCCTATTTCTGACTTTATTGAGAAGTGACGTTTAAGAGGAGAGTCTCATGGGAAAACTGACTTATTCAGGTCAAGTATtatgaaaaatacttatttccagTGGCGAGCCATACGCTGTCTTTAATATGCTGCCATGCAGTTTTCCCATCGGTGTCCATGTGAGTTTTGCATGAAGAAAGATTGCAGAACACTCAgtatcaattaaaaatattagcGAGTTTGCAGTCTGGTTACAGAGTCTATGCAGAAGGACTGAAATTCAACTTCCTGTGAAGAAACGGCTCCAGTATTATTCAATAACATGAGCAGCATCTGAGAGAGGTGACAAAACTGGCATGCTTTCTCCAGGGTAATATCCAGTGCACGCTGGAGATTGGTGCTTAAAGGCTTAGGATCTCTGTGGTCTACGGTTTTGTGGTTAAAATAGCAGCTGCCATCTGTAGCCCGTTAGCCATGCTAACCCAATCTTCAGCCACCCACAAGTTGAATAACCAAGCAAGATAGACCCTATTTGCTTCTGGGATAGTATAATTTCAGTGGTTTGGAGCAATGTTAGCCCACCAGATTGCACAAATAATTGTGGCCTAAGTGACTGTTAAGTATTTGATGAAAATTATGTTCTTGGTCTTGCTAAAACTTCCCTCAGCATACTTGCATGTGTGCTAAATAATCCtattaaaagcagcaaacttCAAAGATACTTGTCTTCCCCCTTGtcttactaaaaataaaagatttttttttccacggTAAACCAAGAGCATAAAAAGGGCAACTTCTTTGTTACTAAATATAGTAAAGGTGGGAAAACTGCTACCTAATTCTACACTGTGATCAGAACTGAGTCTAATCTGTTTCTTTGTAGGATGGAGGAGcacaaaaactggaaaaggctAAAATTACTCTGAACGACTGCCTAGCTTGTAGTGGCTGCATTACATCAGCAGAGAGTGTTTTAATCACTCAACAGAGCCACGAAGAGCTCTGCAAAATACTAACTTTTAACAAGGTAGGTGTTAAGCCACGGCTGGGTAGGCTGCAGAGTTTGAAAATCTTAATAGATTGGTATGAGGCATCTGCAGAGGCGTGCATGGAAACAGCGCGCCTAAAAATTAGTTTCAGAGATCTGAAGGACCTGAGGACATTCTCAGTGCACTGTTTTATCGATCTTTGAAAAGTAATCGTGGgtttggaaaggacctttaatGTAGCGAGTTACTAACTTGAGAGTTAAGCTGAGGGATAGTTTCTGATGTTGTAGTGTGCTGAAGGCTCTGTGTGTACCGTATTAATATTGTCTGAACAGTGTTGTCGTTTGTTTGGTTCTTCAAAGACTGCAGCTCCCAATGAACAGAAATTGGTGGTGGTTTCTGTTTCACCGCAATCCAGAGCTTCATTAGCTGCAAGATGTAAAATGGGTGTTCTGGAAACAGCAAGGAAGTTGACCGCATTCTTAAAGAGTTTAGGCAAGTGTGCTATCGTGTTATTCTGTTAATCACAGTGGGGACTGCTGGGGTATATGTTAAACATGTTACAAGCACGCAAGGTTGACGTGATTTAACCTCTCTATGGACTCATAATGTTTTGTAACTGGCATTAGCTAAAATGCAAGCTGTCTGCAGCTTCAGTTGCATAATAAACTTGGAGTGATGGAAGGAAAGAACTTTAAATTTTAGATTTGCAGTCCTCCTGTCACTTTTTCTCATCTTACTGTGCTGAGGCACTAGGGAAAAAAGGTTCATTCTCATCGGCCAGATTGATACCTGTAAATAAGATGTGCAGTTTGAATCTGGTTTGACGGGAGGCTTTTTGTTGTAGTTCGCTGTATCTTTCTTGTGAATTTTAACACAGATGCTGTACTGCCTAGGTGTGCACTATGTTTTTGATACAACTTTCTCAAGAAACTTCAGCCTATTGGAGAGCCAACGAGAGTTTGTAAAACGCTTTCGAAAGCaatctgaagacaaaaaggCTTTGCCAATGCTAGCTTCCGCCTGTCCAGGTATGGTATTAAATGAGttaaggaaataataaaatggcATCTGAATAGTACACTAGAAAGAAAAGTCGAAAAGCTAGTCAGAGAAGTTTAAATGGATAAATTTACTTGGAAACTTACTGTCTTCACAGTACAAAGAGATCTTGGTATTAATAGCAACAGGAGCTATACAGCTATCTAATGATCTCTCTAATTAATCTTGTGTTAtacttcctttgctttttgtgcTGAAGTGAGGCTGAAAATGGTAATTAATGGGTACTAAGCCTGGCGTTGGGGGGACAGTAGTCAGAGTGAAGGctgcttgttattttttaatttatattggTAATTACACTATCAGGTTGGATCTGTTATGCAGAGAAAACCCATGGCAGTTTCATCATTCCTTATATCAGTACCACCAAGTCTCCACAGCAGGTCATGGGCTCCTTGATCAAGGGCCATTTTGCAGAACAGCAGGTAAGGGTCTGAATATATGCTGTGCTTAATGGAAAACTGCTAAAATTGAATGCTTTAagctgatattttttattttgctatatGTTATACATTGGAGATTAAAGGTAAAAAATATGTTGCAGAAGCCAGCAAAGGCAGCATCTTTCTCACTTCTATTTCATCTAATGAGAAGTTAGCAGCAAGGGCAGTAACATTAAGCGCATGCTGCATGGACTGCTTAAAACCTCTGCATGTTATTTAGGAAAGCCAGagaaacttatttttccatttctttgtgcTCCCATCTTGTCTGTGTGTGGTATTTTCATGTTGTTTAAAGTTGGTgaataacttaaaataaatcatcCTAAGACAAAACTTCAGTCAGTGCATACGTGCAGACCATGTCTTGTCTAAAAATTACTTGCTTGTTCCCAACTTaatgttctgtttcagtttgaCTTAGTTCTGTTCTCAATCTTTAACCTTTGGAATCTCGCCAAATGTAAATTTGATATTTAAAGACTGGACTTATACTAACAGCCTGGATTTGTCCAGTAAGAAACTTAAGCAGCCCTTCTGATCGTATGATTTATTGTCCATTAATGAGCAGTGGTTTAACACTTGCATTAAGTAAATGCTGACATCTGCATACTTGTTAGAAAAATTGGCAGCTACCAAGAATATTTGGCACAAGATACTGCAACAATGGCCTTGAGTCAATGACTTGTTTCCTCAGCCTGTGCTTATTTCTTGGATGGTCATGAGGTTTTTGTCTGACTCCAGATAATTTCTTAGTTGCGGATGCAGGGGCTGGATTTTAGTAGCATGGAGGAAGCATATTCTCTAACTGCATAATTAGGAATTCACTTCACTGACTGACTTTGTCTGGATCATCTGCACTAGCAaaaggaggtggggggaaaCCTGTAAAAGGCCATACTGCTGACACTTGCTACATACTAAATTGGGTTCTAtgagagaaataatttaatgtatatgtgtgtacatacatacattaaaaaaaaaacacgttCAGTAGTAGCGAGGAGTATCTCCAGAGGCACGGTGGCATTAGTTTCATCAGTTTCATTTCTACCTGGAAAATGTCTCCCTCAAGGTAGGTTTGATGTTGGCCAATCTGACTGCAcagctttgtcttttcttccagcacttAGCACCTGACCAGATATATCATGTAACAGTGATGCCCTGTTATGACAAAAAGCTAGAGGCTTCAAGGCCAGACTTTTTCAACCAAGAGTACCAAACTCGTGATGTGGACTGTGTAATCACCACAGGTAAGTAGAGCCAGAGGTAGTCCAGCTAATTTCTGGAAGCCTCAGAGCAAGGCATTTGCTAGTTTTAATAACCCTTTGTCTCTGATAGAGGATGTAGTATATGGATCTTGCTGTATAACTACACTTTAATCATGCAAGCCATATCCTGGTTGTAATTGCAGATGCAGCCTTACATACTGATctgtggattttgttttcatttgtcccaaaaataaaaactttttgtCTGTGGTTCTGTTTTAGGAGAAGTGCTAAAGTTGTTGGAACAAGAAGGAATATCTCTATCAGATGTAGATCCCGCTCCATTGGATACCATGTAAGAACAAACTCTCATTTGCATCTTCGGTCATGTTCTTTTTCATCCAGTATTTATAGAGTTCTTCAACAGAATTTCCCTTTCCACTACTGTTCTACACAAGGCtgcatgtgtttgcatttgATTTGTTTCCTTGTGTCACTTGAATCAGTACAATTGCGCATTAAAATACTTAATCTATAGAATACAATGAATTTCCACCTCAGGGGTAGAAATCAGAGGTAAAACCTCAGATTTTAGTAGTCCAAGGCTTAGGAACTCTCACTGTAAATCAGCAGCATGGCTAGAATTATCCCAGTAAAAGtataaaggcaaaataattatGCAGAGAAGTACAAATTGCATGAGAGTCATTTAGTTCAGTTACTGCTACTCATAGTATAGCTGGTGGAATCCCACAAAAATCCACCTACAAACTGTGAAAAGTGAAAGAATCAACATCAGTGATAAAAGTTTGCTAAAACAAAGCCTGTTACTGCATTGTACTCAGTTTGCTTGTCTCTGTTCCTAGTTATCAGAGCTACTGTAAGGATTCCAGAACtaaagcataaaaaatatttaggtcACTCAGCTAATATCTAGGagttttcatttgtaaaaaaatgaGATCTAAAACATGTGCAAACCAGATGAGACTTCAGTTGCTTCAGCAGAAAAGTAACATCTGGTTAAGTGACAACTGCACAGAGATCTAAGCGactacagaaacattaaaaatcacattttactCATCTAAATTAACTTGCAGTCATGGTTCCATGCTGAATGCTAAACCAAAgcattcttttcttcagtttgaaagaaatatcTTTGTAGTACTTTACACATTAATAAACAGGAAGACTACATGTGCGGCAACCTTTAAGAATTATAAAAGATGATTAGGTATATGGTTCAAACATTTACTTCCCAGGCACCTTACGTTTTCAGGAGAGATTTTGATACCCCAAATACACAGCATCTAGCACATGAGTGGAATGTGACACTAGCCTGTTTTCAGCTGTACCCCTTGCAGATGTGACATTCTTGGTTTGAAATTTGGCTTATTTCTGAATAGGCTTCAAGTATTTCTAGTACAACCAGGTGCAGCTGACAGCCTTTGCTCAAGAATTGTCTGATCAGCAAATGTACGTTGACAGAGCTGTGAAGGGAGGTGTCTTTACATGAGGCCTATTTCCTAGATCAGTTTTGTTACAAACATTGATCACTGCTTCTGAGAAGAAGAAGGTGAGGCAGAGATGGTCTCTTGCCATACAATCCCTTTCATGTAAGGgatattttaaatctctttttcaaGTTATATGTGTGCCCAGAGCCTCAGTTTCCTTATGCTACATTTCAGTGGATGGTAGGTGTAGGTTTCACGTAACACATTCACTAGCACAGATCTGTTTATGCACACTTTTTCCAGGATTCAGTGTCTCTTTCTGACATAGCTTATCCACAAAGCATATTGCTTTcacatcaaaaaagaaaagtctccCCAGCTATAATAAA
This genomic window contains:
- the CIAO3 gene encoding cytosolic iron-sulfur assembly component 3 isoform X3, producing MASAFSGVLQLTDLDDYIGPSQECIKPVKVEKKPGKAAAKIRIEADGSYFQIDQDGGAQKLEKAKITLNDCLACSGCITSAESVLITQQSHEELCKILTFNKTAAPNEQKLVVVSVSPQSRASLAARCKMGVLETARKLTAFLKSLGVHYVFDTTFSRNFSLLESQREFVKRFRKQSEDKKALPMLASACPGWICYAEKTHGSFIIPYISTTKSPQQVMGSLIKGHFAEQQHLAPDQIYHVTVMPCYDKKLEASRPDFFNQEYQTRDVDCVITTGEVLKLLEQEGISLSDVDPAPLDTINKDFQEVTLEKDGVVLFQFALAYGFRNIQNFVQKLKRGKSPYHYVEVMACPSGCLNGGGQIKLDGESNKDQLQQVERLYESLKTEIPEKNQTVNELYEQWLGGTDSEKAAKALHTEYHTVEKTSTGFNIKW
- the CIAO3 gene encoding cytosolic iron-sulfur assembly component 3 isoform X2, which produces MMLEKCSFCKKGECIKPVKVEKKPGKAAAKIRIEADGSYFQIDQDGGAQKLEKAKITLNDCLACSGCITSAESVLITQQSHEELCKILTFNKTAAPNEQKLVVVSVSPQSRASLAARCKMGVLETARKLTAFLKSLGVHYVFDTTFSRNFSLLESQREFVKRFRKQSEDKKALPMLASACPGWICYAEKTHGSFIIPYISTTKSPQQVMGSLIKGHFAEQQHLAPDQIYHVTVMPCYDKKLEASRPDFFNQEYQTRDVDCVITTGEVLKLLEQEGISLSDVDPAPLDTMFSSAAEEELTSHSGGGSGGYLEHIYKHAAKELFGIQVDTIQYKPLKNKDFQEVTLEKDGVVLFQFALAYGFRNIQNFVQKLKRGKSPYHYVEVMACPSGCLNGGGQIKLDGESNKDQLQQVERLYESLKTEIPEKNQTVNELYEQWLGGTDSEKAAKALHTEYHTVEKTSTGFNIKW
- the CIAO3 gene encoding cytosolic iron-sulfur assembly component 3 isoform X1, which codes for MASAFSGVLQLTDLDDYIGPSQECIKPVKVEKKPGKAAAKIRIEADGSYFQIDQDGGAQKLEKAKITLNDCLACSGCITSAESVLITQQSHEELCKILTFNKTAAPNEQKLVVVSVSPQSRASLAARCKMGVLETARKLTAFLKSLGVHYVFDTTFSRNFSLLESQREFVKRFRKQSEDKKALPMLASACPGWICYAEKTHGSFIIPYISTTKSPQQVMGSLIKGHFAEQQHLAPDQIYHVTVMPCYDKKLEASRPDFFNQEYQTRDVDCVITTGEVLKLLEQEGISLSDVDPAPLDTMFSSAAEEELTSHSGGGSGGYLEHIYKHAAKELFGIQVDTIQYKPLKNKDFQEVTLEKDGVVLFQFALAYGFRNIQNFVQKLKRGKSPYHYVEVMACPSGCLNGGGQIKLDGESNKDQLQQVERLYESLKTEIPEKNQTVNELYEQWLGGTDSEKAAKALHTEYHTVEKTSTGFNIKW